In a genomic window of Aerosakkonema funiforme FACHB-1375:
- a CDS encoding DNA cytosine methyltransferase, whose protein sequence is MLSLLDCFAGAGGSSWGAVETRKISVKMAINHDATAIATHQENLPSVNHDIADVFQVNPKRYPKTDLAWFSPCCEGFTHASGVKNTDTTAYQPELFDTLEYSLLSQKAKEEYRHKQILLAQKRLTVEEVYKFVETHRYLAFIVENVIELTRWKKYNSWLLSFQNIGYNYKEISLNSSVVQSSVRPNHQSRDRLFICFWQSQLKTPLLEISPAAFCPECDSTVAGKQTWKKGQRIGKLNFQYHYSCPNCLNPVNPHTRAVAEILDWSLPCPTIGSRVGTSKQLKPNTLERIKKGIEKFGNVPFLTELYGKSSARSINKPIGSITTSGAHHALVVPSPFLLYYYSRDNAIGSINKPVNAVTTCPRHALVIPPGFICQYNSKSIGQSIKEPLHAVTTKDRFALLATPQDIDKIGKLNEWGFRMLTPTELALAQNFPTQYKFLGNKAQILRQIGGAVPPGVAQIILTALAEIC, encoded by the coding sequence ATGCTTAGCTTACTAGATTGTTTTGCAGGTGCAGGTGGTTCCTCATGGGGTGCAGTAGAGACTAGAAAAATCTCAGTGAAAATGGCAATCAACCACGATGCCACCGCCATAGCAACTCACCAAGAAAACCTGCCCTCCGTTAATCACGATATTGCAGATGTATTTCAAGTAAATCCAAAGCGATACCCTAAAACAGACTTAGCCTGGTTTTCACCGTGTTGCGAAGGGTTCACACACGCATCGGGCGTTAAGAACACAGATACCACAGCATATCAACCAGAACTGTTCGATACCCTAGAATACAGCCTTCTATCCCAAAAAGCTAAAGAAGAATACCGCCATAAGCAAATACTGTTAGCTCAAAAACGCCTGACCGTCGAAGAAGTTTATAAATTTGTAGAAACACACCGCTATCTGGCATTTATAGTCGAGAACGTCATCGAACTAACGCGCTGGAAAAAGTATAATTCCTGGCTGCTATCGTTCCAGAACATCGGCTATAACTACAAGGAAATTAGCCTTAACTCATCGGTAGTGCAGTCGTCGGTAAGACCAAACCATCAAAGTCGCGACCGCTTGTTTATTTGCTTTTGGCAATCTCAGTTAAAAACACCATTATTAGAAATATCGCCGGCGGCTTTCTGCCCCGAATGCGATAGCACGGTAGCAGGCAAACAAACTTGGAAGAAAGGACAGCGCATTGGTAAACTTAATTTTCAGTACCACTATAGCTGCCCAAATTGCTTAAACCCAGTTAACCCGCATACTCGTGCTGTTGCTGAAATATTAGATTGGAGTTTACCTTGTCCCACAATAGGTTCGCGAGTCGGCACATCTAAACAACTTAAACCCAATACGCTAGAGCGCATCAAAAAAGGTATCGAAAAATTCGGCAATGTTCCATTCCTAACGGAACTGTATGGGAAAAGTAGTGCTAGAAGCATTAACAAACCGATAGGTTCGATTACCACATCAGGCGCACATCATGCTTTGGTAGTACCATCTCCCTTTCTACTGTACTACTACAGTCGCGACAATGCGATCGGCAGCATCAACAAACCAGTCAATGCGGTAACAACCTGTCCTCGACACGCTCTCGTCATTCCCCCCGGTTTCATTTGCCAGTACAACAGTAAAAGTATCGGGCAGTCTATTAAAGAACCGCTTCATGCTGTAACAACGAAAGATAGGTTTGCACTACTGGCAACTCCGCAGGATATCGACAAAATTGGCAAGCTCAACGAATGGGGCTTTAGGATGTTAACCCCAACAGAATTGGCACTAGCTCAAAACTTTCCCACTCAATATAAATTCTTGGGTAACAAAGCCCAGATTCTAAGACAAATCGGCGGTGCAGTACCCCCGGGCGTGGCACAAATTATCCTGACTGCCTTGGCAGAAATTTGTTGA
- a CDS encoding RusA family crossover junction endodeoxyribonuclease → MNKPTLIKNDTLVSFFDSPSALRIWIPGRVVSKLRPRFGKGAAFLHPNYRNWKNAAVSQISWQLKCNCQIFDIENCMISPWPLAELPISPAKVSVLFVGAQRGDCDNRLGSILDCLVTSGILANDTARHNPIGKYETVTCRVRKGALVIVEPATVEKFHPQMLLTWGR, encoded by the coding sequence ATGAATAAACCCACACTTATAAAAAATGACACTCTTGTGTCATTCTTTGATTCTCCTAGCGCATTAAGAATTTGGATACCCGGAAGAGTAGTGAGTAAACTGCGCCCTCGATTTGGTAAAGGTGCTGCATTTTTGCATCCCAATTATAGAAACTGGAAGAATGCAGCTGTTTCTCAAATAAGTTGGCAACTAAAATGCAATTGCCAAATTTTCGATATAGAAAACTGCATGATTAGCCCTTGGCCACTAGCTGAATTACCGATTTCCCCAGCCAAAGTATCGGTATTATTTGTAGGGGCGCAACGGGGAGATTGCGATAACAGATTGGGTAGCATACTGGATTGTTTAGTAACTAGCGGCATCCTGGCAAACGATACCGCTCGACACAATCCAATCGGAAAGTATGAAACTGTAACTTGCCGAGTTCGTAAAGGCGCATTGGTGATAGTAGAACCCGCTACTGTAGAAAAGTTCCATCCTCAAATGTTACTGACGTGGGGAAGATGA